One part of the Hydra vulgaris chromosome 01, alternate assembly HydraT2T_AEP genome encodes these proteins:
- the LOC136074410 gene encoding 52 kDa repressor of the inhibitor of the protein kinase-like — MSKSSFPPTNNKIQKAIQSKLVFPTVSKNSLDLDKSGDCDKTVKTELIISKDANNSDKNTLDLNIPLNENMVVDVSLLTINQVASYSNNDVSSYHLQVENLKSGSNDSKLLSLINNVWIPDKCFQFSLTGKSRKKKFLLKWLSDFSWLCYSKIKDGAYCLLCTLFGASLPNKYALCKLFKEPFNTWRNAIKVFNDHEKTVDGLHIKSMHCYNMLLSRVKNNTFPIEVSLDFSRKQRIEENKKKLASIVKTIIFLGRNDMSLRGHRDDRKYQGEIGESSKISGLGNFIELLNFRVDAGDSILKEHLLSAPKNSTYISKTIQNELIECCGNAIEEILINDIKKSKYFSIMADEASDCATLEQLSIVIRYVDLNSNIKEVFLRFFECKTGTSGLNIATNILETFKEFGLDIQRCRGQSYDGAASMAGEYKGVSSLIKNVNSKALFVHCASHKLSLVVGKSCQIQQVKNLLEQVKDISYFFNLSPKRSNCLKKYLLPAQAKLIDTCRTRWVQKLRGLDVFFDNYSAVFSAFEEMEDNNLKEYNKETSSKASSFMKLLSNFSFIVSLVLTKQLMDYFYGITITLQTKSFDISQQVDEIQNLTNRLKEIQKNADAYHNKWYKIALALAKTFDIEEKKPRTCGIQKHRDNQICDTISDYFKVSITLLLVNHLLNELENRFDVESMIVYNGLSALPASLTKQYIKFCPWKEKFLKFLNFYKSDLPHFSSIHAELELWEEFWKEKTELPSTILDTLKFMDMRGFPNILEAFHILATIPITTCECERSISTLRRIKTYTRSTMSENRLNGLALMSIHQEIVPDINRVIEIFASKGDRKLELLFK, encoded by the coding sequence atgtctaagTCTAGTTTTCCAcctacaaataataaaatacaaaaagcaaTCCAGTCTAAATTAGTTTTTCCTACTGTTTCTAAGAACTCTTTAGATTTAGATAAGTCTGGAGATTGTgataaaacagttaaaactgAATTGATTATCTCAAAAGACGCCAACAACAGTGATAAAAACACTCTTGACTTAAATATTCCACTTAATGAAAACATGGTTGTTGATGTTAGTTTATTAACTATAAATCAGGTAGCATCTTATTCAAACAATGATGTTTCTTCATATCATCTACaggttgaaaatttaaaatcaggATCAAATGATAGCAAACTGTTATCTCTAATTAATAATGTCTGGATTCCTGATAAATGTTTCCAATTTTCCCTAACAggtaaaagcagaaaaaaaaaattcttgctaAAATGGTTAAGTGATTTTTCTTGGCTTtgttattctaaaattaaagatGGAGCATATTGTCTTCTGTGTACTCTTTTTGGTGCAAGCTTACCAAACAAATATGCATTATGTAAATTATTCAAAGAACCATTTAATACCTGGCGTAATgctataaaagttttcaatgaTCATGAGAAAACTGTTGACGGATTGCACATCAAGTCCATGCATTGTTATAATATGCTTTTATCTAGAGTTAAAAATAACACTTTTCCTATTGAAGTTTCTCTAGATTTTTCTAGGAAGCAGCGtatagaagaaaacaaaaaaaagcttgCATCAATTGTCAAGACTATAATCTTTTTGGGTCGAAATGATATGTCTCTACGAGGTCATAGAGATGATAGAAAATATCAAGGAGAAATTGGAGAATCTTCAAAAATTTCAGGGCTGGGTAATTTTATTGAGCTTCTAAATTTTAGAGTTGATGCAGGTGATTCAATTCTAAAGGAGCATCTTCTCTCTGCCCCAAAAAATTCTACATATATTTCGAAGACCATTCAGAACGAGTTAATTGAGTGTTGTGGAAATGCGATTGAAGAGatattaataaatgatattaaaaaaagtaagtactTTTCTATTATGGCAGACGAGGCTTCAGACTGTGCAACGCTAGAACAACTTTCTATTGTCATACGTTATGTTGACTTGAACAGTAATATAAAGGAAGTTTTTTTACGCTTTTTCGAATGCAAAACAGGAACAAGTGGTTTAAACATAGCTACCAACATTcttgaaacttttaaagaattcgGCCTAGATATACAAAGATGCAGAGGTCAATCTTATGATGGAGCTGCTTCAATGGCAGGTGAATACAAAGGTGTTTCAtctcttataaaaaatgttaattctaAGGCATTATTTGTTCACTGTGCCTCACATAAACTTAGTTTAGTTGTTGGGAAAAGTTGTCAAATCcagcaagtaaaaaatttgcttgAGCAAGTTAAAGacatatcttatttttttaacttatctccTAAAAGAAgcaattgcttaaaaaaataccttctTCCTGCTCAAGCAAAACTTATTGACACATGTCGAACTCGGTGGGTACAAAAGCTTCGTGGACTTGATgtgttttttgataattattctGCAGTTTTTTCTGCTTTTGAAGAAATGGAagacaataatttaaaagagtacAATAAAGAAACATCTTCAAAAGCGTCTTCTTTTATGAAGTTGttgtcaaatttttcttttatagtttctttagttttaactaAACAGCTTATGGATTACTTTTACGGAATTACGATCACCCTTCaaactaaatcttttgatatttcCCAGCAAGTggatgaaatacaaaatttgactaatcgtttaaaagaaatacaaaaaaatgcagATGCTTACCATAACAAATGGTATAAAATTGCTCTTGCATTGgcaaaaacatttgatattGAGGAAAAAAAACCTAGAACTTGTGGTATTCAGAAGCATAGAGATAATCAAATATGTGATACTATAtctgattattttaaagtttctattacACTGCTTCTTGTTAATCATCTTCTCAATGAACTAGAAAACAGGTTTGATGTTGAGAGTATGATTGTTTATAATGGTCTTAGTGCTCTTCCTGCTAGTTTAACAAagcaatatattaaattttgtccATGGAAGGAAAAGTtccttaagtttttaaatttttataaatctgatCTTCCTCATTTCTCATCAATTCATGCTGAATTAGAGTTATGGGAGGAATTTTGGAAAGAAAAGACAGAATTACCATCTACTATTTTAGATACATTAAAGTTCATGGATATGAGAGGCTTTCCAAACATTTTAGAGGCTTTTCATATACTTGCTACAATACCAATTACAACTTGTGAGTGTGAAAGGTCAATATCTACTCTTAgaagaataaaaacttatacTAGGAGTACTATGTCAGAAAATAGATTGAATGGACTTGCCTTAATGTCTATTCATCAGGAAATAGTTCCTGATATTAACagagttattgaaatttttgcATCAAAAGGAGACAGAAAATTAGAAttgttattcaaataa
- the LOC100212068 gene encoding AP-1 complex subunit sigma-2 isoform X2 → MIQYILLFSRQGKLRLQKWYFAIPSKDKKKVIRDLTTLILSRKPKMCSFLEYKDLKIVYKRYASLFFCVACEPGDNELLTLEIIHRYVEVLDKYFGNVCELDIIFNFEKAYYVLDELILGGEVQETSKNTLLKAIANQDVAQEDGEIPTLKNVLDELGLS, encoded by the exons ATG atacaatatattttactgTTCAGTCGTCAAGGAAAGTTGCGTTTACAAAAATGGTATTTTGCAATTCCTAgtaaagataagaaaaaagttataagagATCTAACTACTCTAATCCTCTCAAGAAAACCAAAAATGTGTAGTTTTCTTGAAtataaagacttaaaaattgtatacaaaag atacgCTAGTCTTTTTTTCTGTGTTGCTTGCGAGCCAGGAGACAATGAACTACTTACTTTAGAAATTATTCATCGTTATGTTGAAGTCCTTGATAAGTACTTTGGAAAT gtttgtgAACTtgatataattttcaattttgaaaaa GCTTATTACGTGTTAGATGAACTAATCCTGGGTGGAGAAGTACAGGAGACaagtaaaaatacattattaaaagCTATTGCTAACCAAGATGTTGCACAGGAg GATGGCGAAATACCTACTCTGAAAAACGTGTTAGATGAATTAGGGTTGTCCTAG